From Danio aesculapii chromosome 18, fDanAes4.1, whole genome shotgun sequence, a single genomic window includes:
- the LOC130245623 gene encoding carboxylesterase 5A-like has product MIKDVLLCLCLTLAPVWSAPVQEDSGPVAVLKHGSVRGQYVKANGSPAVVEQYLGIPFAQPPVGPHRLAAPQPVQGWEGIRNATEHPLMCLQNPDILPAIAKAIDLEVTAIGVSEDCLYLNVYTPSQRSESDKLPVMVWIHGGGLAMGGACMFKDLCLYDGTPLAAYEKVVVVVIQYRLGVLGYFSTGDQHAKGNWGFLDQIAALQWVQQNIEAFGGDPQSVTVAGESAGGISASLLTLSPMTKGLFHRAIFQSGVATVKGYFVKDPSTYAQVIGNITECDNSSSEVLVKCIKEMTEEQFIKVARKKHFFPGATVDGEFIKAQPEEILKSKDFQKVPILVGTTNHEFGWMLPQIFLPKEWVKGMDAKSAKFSLGLLNTDGASGANGIIADEYFKNAKTPEEIRDAFTELLGDIFMVIPSITVASYHRDAGVPVYMYEFQHRPSIADKYRPSFVKADHADDVGFVFGACFWDVHVKGLGTLTEEENQLCRTVMKYWANFIRTGSPNPAPVPWPVYDQSNKYLNLGLQQTEGQDLKKDKLLFFTEELPKKLAALPTA; this is encoded by the exons ATGATAAAAGATGTTTTGCTTTGCTTGTGTTTGACCCTGGCGCCTGTCTGGAGTGCCCCTGTACAGGAAG ATTCTGGGCCAGTGGCTGTTTTGAAGCATGGCAGTGTCCGTGGGCAATATGTGAAAGCTAATGGATCTCCAGCTGTTGTGGAGCAATATTTGGGCATTCCTTTTGCCCAGCCGCCTGTTGGCCCTCACCGTCTAGCAGCTCCACAGCCTGTACAGGGATGGGAGGGCATAAGAAATGCCACCGAACACCCTTTGAT GTGCCTTCAAAACCCAGATATTTTGCCTGCGATAGCAAAAGCTATTGATTTGGAAGTTACAGCTATAGGAGTGTCAGAGGACTGTTTGTATCTGAATGTTTACACTCCATCTCAAAGATCAGAATCAGATAAACTTCCA GTAATGGTTTGGATTCATGGAGGGGGTCTGGCCATgggtggagcttgcatgttcaaGGACTTGTGCTTGTATGACGGAACCCCTCTGGCAGCCTATGAAAAAGTAGTTGTGGTTGTCATCCAGTATCGACTTGGAGTATTAGGATACTTCAG CACAGGAGATCAGCATGCAAAAGGAAACTGGGGTTTCCTCGACCAGATCGCAGCTTTACAGTGGGTGCAGCAAAACATTGAGGCTTTTGGAGGAGACCCTCAGTCTGTCACCGTAGCTGGAGAGTCTGCAGGAGGAATCAGTGCCTCTTTGCTG ACATTGTCACCCATGACTAAGGGTCTGTTTCACCGGGCCATTTTTCAGAGTGGGGTAGCAACTGTGAAGGGATACTTTGTCAAAGACCCTTCAACATATGCCCAG GTGATTGGAAATATTACTGAATGTGATAATAGCTCTTCTGAAGTGTTGGTCAAATGCATCAAAGAAATGACTGAGGAACAGTTCATCAAGGTGGCTCGAAAG AAACACTTTTTCCCTGGAGCAACAGTTGATGGGGAATTTATTAAAGCTCAGCCGGAGGAGATCTTGAAGagtaaagactttcagaaagttCCAATTCTTGTTGGAACAACAAATCATGAATTTGGGTGGATGCTCCCCCAG atttttctcCCAAAAGAATGGGTAAAAGGGATGGACGCAAAATCAGCAAAATTCAGTTTGGGCCTTTTGAACACAGATGGA GCTTCAGGAGCCAATGGAATCATAGCAGACGAATActtcaaaaatgctaaaactccAGAGGAGATTCGAGACGCATTTACTGAATTGCTCGGGGATATTTTCATGGTGATACCCTCCATCACAGTTGCGTCTTATCACAGAG ATGCCGGAGTgcctgtgtatatgtatgagttCCAGCACCGGCCAAGTATAGCTGATAAATACAGACCCAGTTTTGTGAAGGCCGACCATGCTGATGATGTTGGATTTGTGTTTGGGGCCTGCTTTTGGGATGTTCATGTCAAAGGTTTAG GAACACTCACTGAAGAAGAAAACCAATTATGCAGAACTGTCATGAAATACTGGGCTAATTTTATTCGTACTGG ATCACCAAATCCCGCTCCAGTGCCTTGGCCTGTTTACGACCAGTCTAATAAATACTTAAACCTGGGATTGCAGCAAACTGAGGGACAAGACCTTAAGAAGGACAAGCTGCTCTTTTTCACTGAAGAATTACCTAAAAAACTAGCTGCACTTCCCACAGCCTGA
- the LOC130245624 gene encoding carboxylesterase 5A-like has translation MIKDILLCLSLFVAPIWGAPLQEDSGPVVVLKHGSVRGQYVKAKGSPAVVEQYLSIPFAQPPVGPHRLAAPQPVQGWEGIRNATEHSSMCLQDPNIMPIVAKSMTLELPPTGVSEDCLYLNVYTPSQRSESDKFPVMVWIHGGGLVMGGASMFDGTPLAAYEKVVVVVIQYRLGILGYFSTGDQHAKGNWGFLDQIAALQWVQQNIEAFGGDPQSVTVAGESAGGISASLLTLSPMTKGLFQRAIFQSGVATVGGYTFKDPLNYAKVIANITECDFSSSEVLVKCIKEMTEEQFIKAAQKKYRYPGATVDGEFIKAQPEEILKSKDFQKVPILVGTTNHEFGWMLPQAILSEDWAKGMDAKSAKQTLDFFNKAGASGANGIIVDEYFKNAKTPEEIRNAFSELLGDMLMVIPSIAVASYHRDAGAPVYMYEFQHRPSIFKDLRPSFVKADHGDELGFMFGACFWDGQIKVIGTLTEEENQLCRTVMKYWANFIRTGSPNPAPVPWPVYDQSNKYLNLGLQQTEGQDLKKDKLLFFTEELPKKLAALPTA, from the exons ATGATAAAAGACATTTTGCTTTGCTTGTCCTTGTTTGTGGCACCCATCTGGGGCGCCCCCCTACAGGAAG ATTCTGGACCAGTAGTTGTTTTAAAGCATGGCAGTGTCCGTGGGCAATATGTGAAAGCTAAAGGATCTCCAGCTGTTGTGGAGCAATATTTGAGCATTCCTTTTGCCCAGCCGCCTGTTGGTCCTCACCGTCTAGCAGCTCCACAGCCTGTACAGGGATGGGAGGGCATAAGAAATGCCACCGAACATTCTTCCAT GTGCCTTCAAGACCCAAATATTATGCCTATAGTTGCAAAATCCATGACGTTGGAATTACCACCTACAGGAGTCTCAGAAGACTGTTTGTATCTGAATGTTTACACTCCATCTCAAAGATCAGAATCAGATAAATTCCCC GTAATGGTTTGGATTCATGGAGGGGGTCTGGTCATGGGTGGAGCTAGCATGTTTGATGGAACCCCTCTGGCAGCCTATGAAAAAGTAGTTGTGGTTGTCATTCAGTATCGACTTGGAATATTAGGATACTTCAG CACAGGAGATCAGCATGCAAAAGGAAACTGGGGTTTCCTCGACCAGATCGCAGCTTTACAGTGGGTGCAGCAAAACATCGAGGCTTTTGGAGGAGACCCTCAGTCTGTCACCGTAGCTGGAGAGTCTGCAGGAGGAATCAGTGCCTCTTTGCTG ACATTGTCACCCATGACCAAGGGTCTGTTTCAGCGGGCCATTTTTCAGAGTGGGGTAGCAACTGTGGGGGGATACACCTTCAAAGATCCTTTAAATTATGCCAAG GTAATTGCAAATATTACAGAGTGTGACTTTAGCTCTTCTGAAGTGTTGGTCAAATGCATCAAAGAAATGACAGAGGAACAGTTCATCAAAGCAGCTCAAAAG AAATATCGGTACCCTGGAGCAACAGTTGATGGGGAATTTATTAAAGCTCAGCCGGAGGAGATCTTGAAGagtaaagactttcagaaagttCCAATTCTTGTTGGAACAACAAATCATGAATTCGGGTGGATGCTCCCTCAG gcCATTCTCTCAGAAGATTGGGCAAAAGGGATGGATGCAAAATCAGCAAAACAAACTCTGGACTTTTTTAACAAAGCTGGG GCTTCAGGAGCCAATGGAATCATAGTGGACGAATActtcaaaaatgctaaaactccAGAGGAGATTCGAAACGCATTTTCTGAATTGCTCGGGGATATGTTAATGGTGATACCCTCAATCGCAGTTGCGTCTTATCACAGAG aTGCTGGAGCGCCTGTCTATATGTATGAGTTCCAGCACCGGCCAAGTATTTTTAAAGATCTCAGACCCAGTTTTGTGAAGGCCGACCATGGTGATGAACTTGGATTTATGTTTGGGGCCTGCTTCTGGGATGGTCAGATCAAAGTTATAG GAACACTCACTGAAGAAGAAAACCAATTATGCAGAACTGTCATGAAATACTGGGCTAATTTTATTCGTACTGG ATCACCAAATCCCGCTCCAGTGCCTTGGCCTGTTTACGACCAGTCTAATAAGTACTTGAACCTGGGATTGCAGCAAACTGAGGGACAAGACCTTAAGAAGGACAAGCTGCTCTTTTTCACTGAAGAATTACCTAAAAAACTAGCTGCACTTCCCACAGCCTGA